The proteins below are encoded in one region of Pongo pygmaeus isolate AG05252 chromosome 20, NHGRI_mPonPyg2-v2.0_pri, whole genome shotgun sequence:
- the LOC129021123 gene encoding LOW QUALITY PROTEIN: putative zinc finger and SCAN domain-containing protein 5D (The sequence of the model RefSeq protein was modified relative to this genomic sequence to represent the inferred CDS: substituted 1 base at 1 genomic stop codon): MSRVQVLTFVHTHEVIAVIKKLNIPTILQRFPRLFITCPSHNCIPGQPLGLRRNXKQGLESFDFSINRHSSAPGQLESTSQMRESWRQKAGRRMFSCPEESDPIQALRKLTELCHLWLRPDLHTKEQILDMLVMEQFMISMPQELQVLVKVNGVQSCKDLEDLLRNNRRPKKWSVVNFLGKEYLMQESDVEMAEIPASVRDDPGGVSSKRASSVNEMRPGEGQASQELQTLPKVPALSRRQEEDFLLPETIFMKSDPKALRPKPTLEKDLNIDREENTGLTSPEPQLPNGPSVVGAKEGKEPQRRGSVENVDADTLSACVVEREALTHSGNRGDALDLRCPKRSKPDATSISQEGPQGGATPVGNSESPGKPEINSVYSPGPAGAVSQPVGQEAKELPLFACGVCNKRFTCNSKLAIHTRSHTGERPFQCNFCERCFMQLSDLRVHQRIHTGEKPYTCDVCNKRFNRMFSLKCHKRSHTGEKPYKCNDCKKVFTYRKNLNEHKLIHSGEKPYKCPKCLRAFRRPETLKCHQKTHQETTAPRECEG, from the exons ATGTCCAGAGTCCAAGTTCTGACATTTGTACATACTCATGAAGTCATTGCTGTCATCAAGAAGCTGAACATTCCCACCATCCTCCAACGCTTCCCCAGGCTCTTCATCACCTGTCCCTCCCACAACTGCATCCCTGGACAACCACTG GGGCTTCGCAGGAACTAGAAACAGGGCCTGGAGTCCTTCGACTTCTCCATAAATAGACACAGTTCAGCTCCAGGCCAGTTGGAGAGCACATCCCAGATGCGAGAAAGTTGGAGGCAGAAGGCGGGAAGGAG GATGTTCAGCTGCCCAGAGGAGTCGGACCCCATCCAGGCTCTGAGGAAACTCACTGAGCTGTGCCATCTTTGGCTGAGGCCCGACCTCCACACCAAAGAGCAGATCCTGGACATGCTGGTGATGGAGCAGTTCATGATCTCCATGCCCCAGGAGCTCCAGGTCTTAGTCAAGGTGAACGGTGTGCAGAGCTGCAAAGACCTGGAGGACCTGCTACGAAATAACAGAAGACCCAAGAAATGG TCTGTGGTCAACTTTCTTGGCAAGGAATATCTTATGCAGGAATCAGATGTCGAGATGGCTGAAATCCCTGCCAGTGTCAGAGATGATCCGGGAGGCGTGTCCAGCAAGCGGGCCTCCTCTGTGAATGAGATGCGTCCGGGGGAAGGCCAGGCCAGCCAAGAGCTGCAGACCCTGCCCAAGGTCCCTGCACTGTCCAGGAGGCAG GAAGAGGACTTCCTGCTGCCAGAGACTATTTTCATGAAAAGTGACCCAAAGGCTCTGAGACCCAAGCCAACCTTGGAGAAGGATCTGAACATAGACAGGGAAGAAAACACAGGACTTACATCCCCAGAGCCTCAGCTTCCAAACGGTCCTA GTGTGGTGGGAGCTAAGGAGGGGAAGGAACCCCAAAGAAGAGGCTCTGTGGAAAATGTGGATGCTGACACACTTTCTGCCTGCGTTGTGGAGAGAGAAGCTTTGACTCACAGCGGGAACAGAGGAGACGCTCTGGATCTGAGATGTCCCAAAAGAAGCAAACCAGACGCCACCTCCATTTCCCAAGAAGGGCCTCAAGGAGGAGCCACACCTGTGGGCAACAGCGAATCCCCGGGAAAACCTGAGATAAATTCAGTTTATTCCCCAGGGCCTGCGGGCGCAGTCAGTCAGCCTGTTGGCCAAGAAGCCAAGGAACTGCCGCTCTTTGCATGTGGCGTGTGCAATAAGAGGTTTACGTGTAATTCCAAGCTAGCCATCCACACGAGATCACACACAGGAGAGAGACCCTTTCAATGTAATTTCTGTGAGAGGTGCTTCATGCAGCTCTCAGACCTCCGCGTTCACCAGCGAATCCACACTGGTGAGAAGCCCTACACATGCGACGTCTGCAACAAACGGTTCAACAGGATGTTCTCCTTGAAGTGTCACAAGAGGAGCCACACGGGGGAGAAGCCCTATAAATGTAACGACTGCAAGAAAGTTTTCACCTACAGGAAGAACTTGAATGAGCACAAGCTCATCCACTCcggagagaaaccctataaatgtccCAAGTGTCTAAGAGCCTTTCGTCGGCCTGAAACGTTAAAATGCCACCAGAAAACACATCAAGAAACCACTGCACCCAGAGAATGTGAAGGATGA